The Staphylococcus simiae genome includes the window TACCATCAATGATGTTTACATTAGCTGATTTTACACCTATCATTTCTTTTAGTATTGCAGATACATGTTGTGCTTGTTCTTCTGTTTCAATACCTGCAGTATGAATTACACTATTGTTTAACATATAACGTCACCTAATCTTTCATTAATTTTTGAAATGTAACTAATAATTCTTCCATTGCTTCTTCTTGAGCACCTTGATTTACTTTATTCATAATACAACTTTTCATATGCTGTTCTAACAATACTGTTGCAACACTGTTTAAAGCAGATCTTGTAGCCCTAATTTGCGTTAAAACATCATCACAATAGACATCATCTTCTATCATACGATTAATGGCACGTACTTGACCTTCTATACGATTTAATCTTGATTTCAGATTTGTTTTAATTTGTTCAGAATGATGTGCATTATCTTGTTCTGTCATGATATTCACTCCCTATTCCATTCTTGTTAATAGTATATCTCACAAACTTAGTAGTCAACATGATTCATTTTTGGTCATTATATGCTTAATTAACATTGCCATGATAATTCATGATACAATTAATGAGATTTAGTTATTCAATTGTTAATACAGAATTACGGAGGTTCCTAATGATAGAGTTATTATCATCCATTTTCTTTAGACACTCGAATATTATTTTAAACGTTATTTTTTTAGGTGCATTTATTTTAAATTTAATTTTTGCATTTACTATCATATTTATGGAACGTCGTTCGGCTAACTCTATTTGGGCTTGGTTACTCGTTTTAGTTTTCCTACCTTTATTTGGCTTTATCTTATATTTACTATTAGGTCGACAAATACAACGTGATCAAATATTCAAACTAGATAAAAAAGATAAGCAAGGCCTTGAACTTATCGTAGATGAACAATTAGCAGCATTACAAAAGAACAATTTTTCCAATTCTAATTATCAAATCGTTAAATTTAAAGAAATGATTCAAATGTTGCTATATAATAACGCAGCTTTTTTAACAACTGATAATGATTTAAAAATATATACGGATGGTCACGATAAATTTGATGATTTAATTCAAGATATACGTCATGCCACTGATTATATTCATTTTCAATACTATATTATACATAGTGACGACCTTGGCAAAACGTTATTGCATGAACTTTCTCTTAAAGCAGAACAAGGAGTAGAAGTGAAAATTTTGTATGATGATATGGGGTCTAGAGATTTACGTAAAAAAGATTTAAAGGCCTTTCGTGACAAAGGTGGACATGCAGAAGCTTTCTTCCCATCTAAGTTACCTTTGATTAATTTACGTATGAATAACCGTAACCACCGTAAAATAGTTGTTATTGATGGTCAAATTGGTTATGTTGGTGGCTTTAATGTAGGTGATGAATATCTCGGTAAATCTAAAAAATTTGGCTATTGGCGAGATACTCATTTAAGAATCGTTGGAGATGCTGTCAATGCGTTGCAATTAAGATTTATTCTTGATTGGAACTCTCAATCTACGCGTGATCATTTATCTTATGATGAGCGCTACTTCCCAGATGTTAATTCAGGAGGTACTATTGGAATTCAAATTGCTTCTAGCGGACCGGATGAGGATTGGGAGCAAATTAAATATGGCTATCTAAAAATGATTTCATCAGCCAAAGAGTCCATATATATTCAGTCTCCATACTTTATTCCCGATCAAGCTTTTTTAGACTCAATTAAAATTGCAGCATTAGGTGGCGTTGATGTCAACATAATGATACCTAATAAGCCGGATCATATGTTTGTATTTTGGGCTACTTTGAAAAATGCAGCTTCACTTTTAGATGCAGGTGTTAAGGTTTATCATTATAATGATGGGTTTTTACATTCAAAAACATTAGTTATTGATGATGAAATTGCTAGTGTAGGTACTGCTAATATGGATCATCGTAGTTTTACTTTGAATTTCGAAGTGAATGCATTCATTTACGATAAGCAAGTTGCTCGAAAATTAAAACAGGCTTTCCAAAAAGATTTAAAAGTATCCTACCAATTAACTAAAGAACGGTATGCTAAACGTAGTTGGTGGATTAAATTTAAAGAAGGTATTTCTCAATTATTGTCACCTATTTTATAATATTATATTTTTCAAGGAGTATTTATGAATAATCAAGAACGTATTAAATCAGCACAGCAATTTATGGAAAATATACATCAACATGACTTTTCAGGACATGATATTGCGCACGTTTATCGTGTAACTTCATTAGCTGAATATATTGCTGAACATGAAAATGTAGAGCAACCTTTAGTTATTACTTTAGCAGCGCTACTTCATGATACAATTGATGATAAACTGGTTGATTCAAACATACAACTACAGTCTTTAACACAATTTTTACAAACACTTGATTTATCATTAGAAATGCAACAACATATTTTGCATATTATTCAACATATGAGTTATAACAATGGACAAAATAATCATGTTACATTATCTATCGAAGGGCAAATTGTTAGAGATGCAGATCGACTTGATGCTATAGGAGCCATTGGAATTGCTAGAACATTTCAATTTGCAGGACATTTTAATGAACCAATGTGGACTGAGCAATTAAGTGATGCTGAGATGTCTCATCAAGATATTAATCACTTACCTCCTTCAGCAATCAAACACTTCTATGAAAAACTATTTAAATTAAAAGATTTAATGCACACAACAACAGCACGTCACATTGCTCAAGAACGACATCAATTTATGACGTCATTTGTTAAACAATTTTTAACGGAATGGAACTATTCTAAGGATTAGTACTTTATAGATATCTTTAGTCTTTCTTTTAAAAATTCATATAAAGATAACTAAAAGAGCCTGGGACATAAAACCCAAAAATAATAGCACAAAGATGATTTTATTTTTAAATCGTCTTTGTGCTATTTTATGTTCAATACTCCGTATTGTAGTTTCGCGTTCCTAGGGTGCTGTCTCAGCCTGTAGTCTTCGACTAGCACTGCTCCCTCAGGAGTCTTCACTACAATACTTCGTTTTTATGTAATTTTACATGTAAATACTTCAAAAAAATAAGACACTTTCGTATAATTTAATAAATACCAATAAACTAAATTAACGAGGTGTCTTATGTATAAAGATTATAACATGACTCAACTTACACTACCAATGGAAACTTCAGTAAAAATTCCTCAAAATGATATTTCAAGATACGTTAATGACATTGTTGAAAGTATACCAGATAAAGAATTCGATGAATTCAAACATTACCGTGGTGCGACTTCTTACCATCCAAGAATGATGTTGAAAATTATTCTATATGCCTATACACAATCTGTATATTCTGGAAGAAAAATTGAAAGATTGCTCAATGATAGTCTTCGTATGATGTGGTTATCTCAAAACCAATCACCTTCGTATAAGACAATTAATCGTTTCAGAGTTAATCCTAAAACGGATGCTTTAATCGAATCTTTATTTATCCAATTTCATAGTCAGTGTCTAAAACAAAACCTTATTGATGATCAAGCTATTTTTATCGATGGAACCAAAGTAGAAGCTGATGCCAATAGATATACATTCGTATGGAAGAAAAGTATTTTAAACTATGAATCAGATATGAACGAAAATTCAAAAATAATCTATCAAGAATTGGTAAAAGACAAAATTATACCTGAGATTATAGAAGATAAAGATACTGATTTATCAAAAGAGGATATCGATTTAATCGGTAGCCATTTGGATAGAGAAATCGAAGATTTAAATTAGCAAATTGACAATGAAACACAACCAGAATTAAGAAAGCAAACTCGTCAAAAAAGAACAGAAATTAAAAAGGTTAAAAAGAAATTTGATGATTATTCTGAGCGAAAGTTGAAATACGAAGAACAAAAAGCAATTCTTCAAGACCGTAATAGTTATTCTAAAACAGACCATGACGCTACTTTTATGAGAATGAAAGAAGATCATATGAAAAATGGACAACTTAAACCAGGATACAATTTACAAATAGCGACAAATTCACAATTTGTATTATCATATAACGTTTACCAAAATCCAACAGATACTAGAACTTTGATACCATTTTTAACTTTGATTAAAGAAACCTACGGTTATTTACCTGAGTATATTGTCGCTGATGCTGGTTATGGTAGTGAACAAAACTATATGGCTATTATAGATGATTTTAATAGAACGCCTTTGATTACATATGGAATGTTTATTAAAGATAAAACTAAAAAATTTTAAAAGTGGCATTTTTAATACTCAAAATTGGGATTATGATGAAATCAACGATGAATTTATTTGTCCAAATCAAAAACGATTAGGCTTTAAACGATATGCTTACCGTAATGATAAATATGGCTTTAAAAGAGATTTTAAATTATATGAATGTGATGATTGTTCAGGATGTCCACTCAAACATCAATGTATGAAATCAAAGTTAAAAACAAATAAAAAATAATGAAGAATTATAATTGGGAGTATTTTAAATCACAAATTAATCACAAGCTTTCTGAGCCAGAGACGCAAAAAATCTATAGTCAAAGAAAAATTGACGTAGAACCTGTTTTTGGATTCATGAAGGCTATTTTGGGTTTCACTCGAATGTCGGTTCGAGGGATTGATAAGGTTAAACGCGAACTTGGATTTGTGCTAATGGCAGTTAACATAAGAAAAATAGCAGCTCAACGAGCTGTATATTTCAAAATTAATAACGAAAAAGACAATTTCTATCAATTTTCAATAGAAATTGTCTTTTTTTACTTAAACCTAGAACTTAATGTCCCAGACCCTTTAAATTTAATGTCATCATTTTATTTCTTTTTCTTTTTTGACACAACTTGATTGCCTTTGGCTTTCTTTGCTTTACCGTGTTCTCTTTCATACTCTTCGATGAATGGTTGTACTTCTTTTTTAGCAACTTTTTCGTAATGAAGATTTGCAAAGTGAGTTTGTACAATTAAGAATGCGGCACTGACTGACCAATATAAACCAAGTGCAGATGCTGAACTCAATGAAATCCAAATAATCATAATTGGAGATATAATCATCATCATGTAACCCATTTGACGTTGTTCTTGTGGCATTGTTTTACTAGACACATATGCTTGAACAAAGTATAGGATACCGGCAATAATTGTAATCCAAATATCTGGACGACCAAGATTAAACCATAAGAAATGTGGATATTTAAATAATCCATCTACTAATTGATCTTTTAATACAAAGTATAATCCCATAATGATTGGCATTTGAATTAACATTGGTAAACAACCCATCATGCTCTTCATTGGATTCATATCATACTTTTTATATACTTGCATTAATTCTTGGTTTGCTGCCATTTTTTCTTCTTGTGTACGTGCACGTTTAACTTTTTCTTGAATCGCATCAACTTCAGGTTTAGCAACCTTCATTTTTTGACGCATCATATGACTATTTTTATAGTTTGATAACATGAAAGGTAATAAGATAATACGAATTACTAATACCAAAATAATAATTGCCAAACCATAATTGTCATTTAATAAATGGCTTCCTAACCAATCCAATACATTTTTCATTGGATCTACGAATGTATTGTAGAAAAACCCACTACGTTTTTCAGGTTTAGAATAGTCACACCCTGCTAAAAAGACTATAATACCCAAAAACAAAGGTAGTAACGCTTTTTTCTTCATTTTTCCACCTCTATCATCATATTCACATAGGATTTATTTTATCATATTAATGAGTACGTATGAAACAATAAGTGGAAAAATTTAACTAATTATTAAAATAACCTCTAAAATCTTTAACAGTTTGTGTAATGTTGTCACTCTTTGAAATAGCTGAAATAACAGAAATACCATCTGCACCTGCTTTAACAATATTTTGAGTGTTAGATACTGTAATACCACCTATAGCTACAATTGGCATATGTGAATTGTAACTTTTCAATTTAGTAATCATTGCAGGACCTACTGGTGGATGTGCGTCTTTTTTAGAGGGTGTATCATACATCGGTCCTACGCCAATATAATCAACTTCGCTCAAGTCAGAATGCTGATATTCTTGTTCATCACTAATACTCAATCCTATAATCTTATCGTCACATCGCTCAATAAATGTTGAAATTGCGTCATCATCTTGACCAACATGAATACCATCTGCATTAATACGTAACGCTAACTCTACATCATCATTGACGATAAACGGTACCTTAAATTGATGACACAAATGCTGCAATTCTATTGCTAATTGTTCTTTATCATCACCTTTTAGTGCTTTATCACCCTTTTCTCTAAATTGAAATAATGTAATACCCGCTTCAAGTGCTTCTGTTAGGACATTTTTTAACGTGGTATCTTGTCTTACATCTTGCGTTCCACATATAAAATAGACTTGTAACATATTTGCTGAAAATTTCATTATTTAACCTCTTCTTGCTTTAAATTAATATCATAATGTTCAGTTGTAAAATGATAAATAGAGTCTAGTAATAAAGGCAAAAATGTTCCTGGCCCAGTACAATGTGGGTGATGTTCAGCCATTTCTGCAGCAATATTATATACACTAACTGCTTCTACTAAAGCTTCGCTCGTCGGTTTATCATTTTTTAAAGTAAAACTTGCAATTATACCTCCTAATAAACAACCTGCTCCAGTAATTTTAGCTAGTAAGGGACTGCCATTAGATAAGCGTATGACTTGACCATCTTGCACAATGATATCTTCTTGTCCTGTAACTACAATAGCAGTACGATATCGTTCATATGCTTGTTTAGCAATATTTACTGCATCTAATTGACTATCACTATCAGTCCCTTTCATTGTTGCTGTGTCATCTATAAGTGCCAATATTTCTGAAGCATTACCTTTAATAACAGAGACATCGATGTCCTTTAAAAATGTTTGACAAAATTGTTTACGATATGTCGATGCTCCAACTGCTACAGGGTCAAAAACGATCGGTAACCCTACATCATTGGCAATATGAGCAACATTTAATATATCTTGCTCGTTATTGTTAGTTAGCGTTCCAATATTAATTAAAAGCGCACTGGCCACATTATAAAAGTCTTGTGCTTCCTCAGGCGCTTCACTCATTGCAGGACTTGCGCCTAAACTAAGTAAGCCATTAGCTGTAAAATTCTTTACTACATCATTGGTATAGCAAATGACTAAAGGTTGATTGCTTCTAATTTGATTAAGATATTTCATCATCTAACCCCACTTTCTTCATATAAGCAAAATGATTTACGGGACCTCTCCCTTGACCAATTTCTGGTGTATATTGAATACTTAATGAAATATAGTGTTTCGCTTTAGCAACAGCTTGGTCAATCGTTCGTCCTTTAGCAAGTTCTGCTGTGATAACTGCTGAAAATGTACAACCTGTTCCATGTGTATGTTGAGTAACAAATCTTTCATTTTCAAAGACTTGGACGCTATCTTTAGTAAATAAATAATCTTTGGCGATATCCGTATCGGAAGCATGTCCTCCTTTGATAACAACACCCTTACTACCAATTTCATTAATAAATACTTTGCCTGCTTGGTATATCTGTTTCTCGCTTTCAATTTTTAAGCCAGTTATTTCTTCCGCTTCAGGTAAATTAGGCGTTACAACATCAGCAAGTGGTAATAATGTATGTTGTAATTTGTTTTTCGTAGTATCGTCCATTAAAGAATCTCCACTTTTTGCTAGCATAACTGGATCAATGACATAAGGTATAGCAGGATACGTTAATAAATATTGACGTATGACTTGCATGGTTTCATGAGTGGCAATCATGCCTGTTTTAATTGCATGTGGCAATTCGTCTACAAAGACGCTCGTTAATTGTTCTTCAACCCAAGAAGATTCTAAGTTATGTATATGTTGTACTCCTAAAGTATTTTGGGCAACTATACTCGTTATCACGCCCATACCATAGACCCCACAGGAATGAAATGATTTAAGATCTGCCATAACACCAGCACCACCTGTGGGATCTGTACCAGCAATGGTTAAAGCTATTTTTGGTTTATTCATTATATTGTCCTCCAAATTCCCATTGTTCGAGTGTATCAGCCATATTAAAGAAGTTTCGTTCATGGATACAACTTTCTAAAAATACATGTTTAACTTGTTCAATATCTGTTTGCGAAAACGTTTGGCTTAAACGATCAATCAATTGATCAAATATGTCAATAATGTTATCCATCTCTGTATTATAAAATTCAAACCATTGTGCAGTTTGACTTTCTCTATTTAAATGTTTATCTTGTAATGCCCTTTTAGCAATTTCAGCATATACATAAGGACAAGGTGCCATCGCTGCAATAGTGTACACAGCATTTTCACGACTATAAGCTTGAAAATACATATGTTTTATATAATGGTCTCCACTTGGAGGCCATACTTTTTGTTGAATAATATCTTCATATGGTTCACCAATAAACTGAGCCAAAATGTCGTGTGCACTAACCTCACCATCAACCATAAATTCAATTTGTTCCACTAAAAATTTAACATCTGTCATACTTGGCATTTTGGGTATTAATAAAGCATACAAATTAGTAAATTCTTTTAAGTAAGCTGCATCTGCTTGTAAATAATGACGTAACACTGCCTTACTAATTTCACTCTTCAATAACTTTTGAATGAATTTATCATGATAAATATCATGAATGATTGGTTGTGCTAATTGTTTCAAATCTTGAGATAGTGTCAATGTTTATTCCTCCAATAAAAAAACTACTTCCAACAATTAGGAAGTAGTTTTTATGACAAATAGACAGAATCGAATCTATAATCAACTACTTTCCTACGTTGGTATTAACCAAATCAGGTAATAAGGGTCTGATTACATCATCTCAGCCTACATAGCTCCCCTAGTAGTAATTTATTTAATTTTGATGATAACTTGATTTTAGCAAACGCTTTCAATCTTTTCAAACATTGCAATTAGTTACAAGAAAAAATTTTATGTTTTTCTTCTTAATATACATTAAATTCTGTAACAAATTGGAATGATGATTATGATTGCCTTGTAATGTTGTACTGCAACTTCTACATTAAAGTCTTTGTTAATATACCTGACCTTGTAACAAAGAAAAAGTGATTGGACATATCCAACCACTTCGTTATTTAAATTATGCAGTTACCCAGTGACCAGGGCCACCTGTGTTATAAAGTTTTACAGCTGCAGCATCTTGAACATGTTCTGGTGCTTTAGCTGGTGATACACCTTTATATTCTGCAGGTGCTACTGAATCCCAAGTAGATTGTAAGAATTGATATTTACCTGCTGCACCTGAACTTGGATTAATTGCATGAATGTTGCCACCAGATTCACGTTGTGCGATTTGTTGTAAATGACTATTTACATTTACTGATGAACCACTGTCAGCTTTTGAATCATTTGAACTTGCTTGACTAGATTGTTGTTGCGTTGCTTGTTGTGTATTATTTGATGATTGCACTGATTGTTGTTGTGTTGAACCTTGTTGTTGTGTGTCATTGACAGCTGTAGTTTGAGGTTCATTTGTTTGTGCTGTTTGTGGTGCTGAAACTTGTTGCGGTTGTGCGCTATTTGCTTGTTGCGTCGCAGACACTTGTGAAGGTGCAGTTTCATTTGTTGCTGTTGTTGCTTGTGCACTTACGTCAGCATTTGTTGCACCAGTTGCATGATATTCCCAACTAAAGTGAGTACCATCAGATTCAAAATGATAAGTAAATCCTTCATAGTCAAATGTATAATTATAAGCTCCAGCTTCAATTGGATTTTCATTCAATGATTGATCATTTGATTGTGCCATCTGAGCTAAAGCTGCTTTATTCAAGTCTGCCTCGCTTGCATGTGCGTCATGACCAGCATTTCCAGCCACTACGCCTAAACCTACTGCTAATGATGAAGCAATTAATGTTTTTTTCATTATTTAAAATCCTCCTGTGATTACTTTGTTTTCTTTAAAATTTCTACAATGCATACCATAACATCTGTGATTTTATAGTAGGTTACAGTGAAATAAAAAAATAACCTTGAATTTTACACTCCATTTACAATACATTTAAAGCTTGTACTGTTAAATATGACTTATACATATGGCTATGAAAGTATTTTTAATAAAATATTTATTTTTGTTATGTAACATTCTTGAAATATTATATGTATTTCACCTAAAAAATTACACAATAAAGCCGAAGTAGAACAGTAATCATAATGTTATAAAATAGCTCTATTGTTCTACCTCGACTGAGAATGCATAGAATTAGTAGTGGGACATAAAATAATTTTTTCAAATTTATTCATTCTGGCAAGACTGTCTAAACTTATAAAACGATGATTTCTCAACATATTATAATCCAGTCAGTTACTGCCACTGCATATTACGTATAAAATGCTTGCTGCCCCACTATCAGAATCACTGCCAATTTCATTAGTAACCTTTAAAATGAATTAAATAATAGCAGCAACTTTATTTGAGTATAATTGAAGTGAGTTAAGTTAAATTAGGATGATTTAAATGATTTAAGGTGGATTGGGAATATTAAATTTCTAGAAAGTCAGGATTGTCTATATTATTGGAGTTGATATCATAAGCATTATCTGAAAGAATTTCATCATTTTTAGATTTAGGGGACATAAATTTAATCGTTTCAACATATAATTCAGTTACAAAATGTGTTTGTTCATCTTTGACATATTTTCGTGAACGCATTTGGCCGGTTATGCCGACTAATGAACCTTGGTTTGTATATTTTTCAATATTTACTGCCAATTTACCAAAAGCTTTACAAAAAATATAATCACTTACAAACTCATCATTTTCGTCTTTATAATTTCTTTGTGTTGCAACACAAAATGTTGCTATTTTACTATCCTCCTTGTCAAATAGTTGTACATCTTTGGTTAGTCTTCCGACTATGACGATTTTGTTTAACATATTGTGTGTTAATCACCTCCTTATCAAACATATTAAATACTTTCTTTTATAAGGTCAAAATAGCAATTTTATAAATATTTATAGCTTTAACATCTAAAAATTTGTTATATTTAAAGAAATTAATGATATTTTAGCTTCATTTTTCCTAATTTTTTTAAAAATCATATAAATTAAACAACTGGGATGTGAAAATATGAAAACTTTTAAAGCCGTACGGTTTCAGATTGTTAATGAACATGGTGGAATTATTGAATATGAACTAGAAGATGGTGTAATAATTAATAAAGAACGCAGTGGTACTGGATGGCTGTTAGAGATCGTTATTTCAAATGAGCATTTAGATACCTTTAAAGCGTATCAACAAAACGATCAATTATTAGATATACGCGTTGTTATAACTAGACCATCTAATGATCCTGCATTATTTGAAGCTTCTGTTAAAAGTATACGAAATTTTACAACGACGATGTCTATTGTCTTTGAATGCCATATTTATACGTTACGTCAACAATATGCTGAAGGTTTATTAGAACAATTAATTGATGATGGCTTATCTGGCGAGGAACTAAAGGTCACATTTAATCGTATGATGCAATCAAAACCAAAACTAAAAGACGAAAAAATAGAACCATAAGTAAAAATTTAAAATTTCTCATAAAAAAAGAAGGAGCTTCGGCTCCTTCTTTTTATTTTACATCTTGTATAGCGAACGTTAATTCACAACTACAAGCTAATTGACCATCTACAGTTGCTTTCGCACTACCTTTGCCTATTGGTCCTTTAATTTTGGTAATTTCAACTTCTAATGTTAATGTATCTCCAGGTACAACTTGTCGTTTAAAGCGACATTTATCGATACCTGCAAATAAAGCAATCTTACCTTTATTTTCT containing:
- the csoZ gene encoding putative copper chaperone CsoZ yields the protein MLNNSVIHTAGIETEEQAQHVSAILKEMIGVKSANVNIIDGSVEVEYETPSNLDSIEKEIYDAGYKVIY
- the csoR gene encoding copper-sensing transcriptional repressor CsoR, with the protein product MTEQDNAHHSEQIKTNLKSRLNRIEGQVRAINRMIEDDVYCDDVLTQIRATRSALNSVATVLLEQHMKSCIMNKVNQGAQEEAMEELLVTFQKLMKD
- the cls gene encoding cardiolipin synthase; the encoded protein is MIELLSSIFFRHSNIILNVIFLGAFILNLIFAFTIIFMERRSANSIWAWLLVLVFLPLFGFILYLLLGRQIQRDQIFKLDKKDKQGLELIVDEQLAALQKNNFSNSNYQIVKFKEMIQMLLYNNAAFLTTDNDLKIYTDGHDKFDDLIQDIRHATDYIHFQYYIIHSDDLGKTLLHELSLKAEQGVEVKILYDDMGSRDLRKKDLKAFRDKGGHAEAFFPSKLPLINLRMNNRNHRKIVVIDGQIGYVGGFNVGDEYLGKSKKFGYWRDTHLRIVGDAVNALQLRFILDWNSQSTRDHLSYDERYFPDVNSGGTIGIQIASSGPDEDWEQIKYGYLKMISSAKESIYIQSPYFIPDQAFLDSIKIAALGGVDVNIMIPNKPDHMFVFWATLKNAASLLDAGVKVYHYNDGFLHSKTLVIDDEIASVGTANMDHRSFTLNFEVNAFIYDKQVARKLKQAFQKDLKVSYQLTKERYAKRSWWIKFKEGISQLLSPIL
- a CDS encoding HD domain-containing protein — protein: MNNQERIKSAQQFMENIHQHDFSGHDIAHVYRVTSLAEYIAEHENVEQPLVITLAALLHDTIDDKLVDSNIQLQSLTQFLQTLDLSLEMQQHILHIIQHMSYNNGQNNHVTLSIEGQIVRDADRLDAIGAIGIARTFQFAGHFNEPMWTEQLSDAEMSHQDINHLPPSAIKHFYEKLFKLKDLMHTTTARHIAQERHQFMTSFVKQFLTEWNYSKD
- the yidC gene encoding membrane protein insertase YidC — translated: MKKKALLPLFLGIIVFLAGCDYSKPEKRSGFFYNTFVDPMKNVLDWLGSHLLNDNYGLAIIILVLVIRIILLPFMLSNYKNSHMMRQKMKVAKPEVDAIQEKVKRARTQEEKMAANQELMQVYKKYDMNPMKSMMGCLPMLIQMPIIMGLYFVLKDQLVDGLFKYPHFLWFNLGRPDIWITIIAGILYFVQAYVSSKTMPQEQRQMGYMMMIISPIMIIWISLSSASALGLYWSVSAAFLIVQTHFANLHYEKVAKKEVQPFIEEYEREHGKAKKAKGNQVVSKKKKK
- the thiE gene encoding thiamine phosphate synthase — its product is MKFSANMLQVYFICGTQDVRQDTTLKNVLTEALEAGITLFQFREKGDKALKGDDKEQLAIELQHLCHQFKVPFIVNDDVELALRINADGIHVGQDDDAISTFIERCDDKIIGLSISDEQEYQHSDLSEVDYIGVGPMYDTPSKKDAHPPVGPAMITKLKSYNSHMPIVAIGGITVSNTQNIVKAGADGISVISAISKSDNITQTVKDFRGYFNN
- the thiM gene encoding hydroxyethylthiazole kinase, translating into MKYLNQIRSNQPLVICYTNDVVKNFTANGLLSLGASPAMSEAPEEAQDFYNVASALLINIGTLTNNNEQDILNVAHIANDVGLPIVFDPVAVGASTYRKQFCQTFLKDIDVSVIKGNASEILALIDDTATMKGTDSDSQLDAVNIAKQAYERYRTAIVVTGQEDIIVQDGQVIRLSNGSPLLAKITGAGCLLGGIIASFTLKNDKPTSEALVEAVSVYNIAAEMAEHHPHCTGPGTFLPLLLDSIYHFTTEHYDINLKQEEVK
- the thiD gene encoding bifunctional hydroxymethylpyrimidine kinase/phosphomethylpyrimidine kinase, with the translated sequence MNKPKIALTIAGTDPTGGAGVMADLKSFHSCGVYGMGVITSIVAQNTLGVQHIHNLESSWVEEQLTSVFVDELPHAIKTGMIATHETMQVIRQYLLTYPAIPYVIDPVMLAKSGDSLMDDTTKNKLQHTLLPLADVVTPNLPEAEEITGLKIESEKQIYQAGKVFINEIGSKGVVIKGGHASDTDIAKDYLFTKDSVQVFENERFVTQHTHGTGCTFSAVITAELAKGRTIDQAVAKAKHYISLSIQYTPEIGQGRGPVNHFAYMKKVGLDDEIS
- the tenA gene encoding thiaminase II; translated protein: MTLSQDLKQLAQPIIHDIYHDKFIQKLLKSEISKAVLRHYLQADAAYLKEFTNLYALLIPKMPSMTDVKFLVEQIEFMVDGEVSAHDILAQFIGEPYEDIIQQKVWPPSGDHYIKHMYFQAYSRENAVYTIAAMAPCPYVYAEIAKRALQDKHLNRESQTAQWFEFYNTEMDNIIDIFDQLIDRLSQTFSQTDIEQVKHVFLESCIHERNFFNMADTLEQWEFGGQYNE
- a CDS encoding transglycosylase family protein, translating into MKKTLIASSLAVGLGVVAGNAGHDAHASEADLNKAALAQMAQSNDQSLNENPIEAGAYNYTFDYEGFTYHFESDGTHFSWEYHATGATNADVSAQATTATNETAPSQVSATQQANSAQPQQVSAPQTAQTNEPQTTAVNDTQQQGSTQQQSVQSSNNTQQATQQQSSQASSNDSKADSGSSVNVNSHLQQIAQRESGGNIHAINPSSGAAGKYQFLQSTWDSVAPAEYKGVSPAKAPEHVQDAAAVKLYNTGGPGHWVTA
- a CDS encoding single-stranded DNA-binding protein translates to MLNKIVIVGRLTKDVQLFDKEDSKIATFCVATQRNYKDENDEFVSDYIFCKAFGKLAVNIEKYTNQGSLVGITGQMRSRKYVKDEQTHFVTELYVETIKFMSPKSKNDEILSDNAYDINSNNIDNPDFLEI
- a CDS encoding YwpF-like family protein, whose protein sequence is MKTFKAVRFQIVNEHGGIIEYELEDGVIINKERSGTGWLLEIVISNEHLDTFKAYQQNDQLLDIRVVITRPSNDPALFEASVKSIRNFTTTMSIVFECHIYTLRQQYAEGLLEQLIDDGLSGEELKVTFNRMMQSKPKLKDEKIEP